One segment of Pseudomonas sp. FP2196 DNA contains the following:
- the fadB gene encoding fatty acid oxidation complex subunit alpha FadB, whose amino-acid sequence MIYEGKAITVKALESGIVELKFDLKGESVNKFNRLTLNELRQAVDAIKADASIKGVIVSSGKDVFIVGADITEFVDNFKLPDAELVAGNLEANKIFSDFEDLNVPTVAAINGIALGGGLEMCLAADYRVMSTKAKIGLPEVKLGIYPGFGGTVRLPRLIGVDNAIEWIAAGKENRPEDALKVSAVDAVVAPEKLQEAALELIKRAISGEFDYKAKRQPKLEKLKLNAIEQMMAFETAKGFVAGQAGPNYPAPVEAIKTIQKAANFGRDKALEVEAAGFVKLAKTSAAQSLIGLFLNDQELKKKAKAYDEIAKDVKQAAVLGAGIMGGGIAYQSASKGTPILMKDINEHGIEQGLAEAAKLLVGRVDKGRMTAAKMAEVLNGIRPTLSYGDFGHVDLVVEAVVENPKVKQAVLAEVEDKVKEDTILASNTSTISISLLAKALKRPENFVGMHFFNPVHMMPLVEVIRGEKSSELAVATTVAYAKKMGKNPIVVNDCPGFLVNRVLFPYFGGFAKLVSAGVDFVRIDKVMEKFGWPMGPAYLMDVVGIDTGHHGRDVMAEGFPDRMKDDRRSAIDVLYEAKRLGQKNGKGFYAYEADKKGKQKKVADPSVLEVLKPIVYEQREVTDEDIINWMMIPLCLETVRCLEDGIVETAAEADMGLVYGIGFPPFRGGALRYIDSIGVAEFVALADQYADLGALYHPTAKLREMAKNGQRFFG is encoded by the coding sequence ATGATTTACGAAGGTAAAGCCATCACGGTTAAAGCTCTTGAAAGTGGCATCGTCGAATTGAAATTCGACCTCAAGGGTGAGTCCGTCAACAAGTTCAACCGTCTTACCCTGAACGAACTGCGTCAGGCCGTAGACGCCATCAAGGCAGATGCTTCGATCAAGGGCGTGATCGTCAGCAGTGGCAAGGACGTGTTCATCGTCGGCGCCGACATCACCGAATTTGTCGACAACTTCAAGCTGCCGGATGCCGAGCTGGTTGCTGGCAATCTCGAAGCCAACAAGATCTTCAGCGATTTCGAAGACCTCAACGTTCCAACCGTGGCCGCGATCAACGGCATCGCACTGGGTGGCGGTCTGGAAATGTGCCTGGCGGCTGACTACCGCGTCATGTCCACCAAGGCCAAGATCGGTCTGCCGGAAGTCAAGCTGGGTATCTACCCAGGCTTCGGCGGTACTGTGCGTCTGCCGCGCCTGATCGGTGTCGACAACGCTATCGAGTGGATTGCCGCCGGTAAGGAAAACCGCCCTGAAGACGCCCTGAAAGTCAGCGCCGTCGACGCCGTGGTTGCTCCAGAGAAGCTGCAGGAAGCTGCTCTTGAGCTGATCAAGCGCGCCATCTCCGGCGAGTTCGACTACAAGGCCAAGCGTCAGCCGAAGCTGGAAAAGCTCAAGCTGAACGCCATTGAACAAATGATGGCTTTCGAAACCGCCAAAGGTTTCGTGGCCGGTCAGGCTGGCCCGAACTACCCGGCGCCGGTTGAAGCGATCAAGACCATCCAGAAAGCCGCGAACTTCGGTCGTGACAAGGCGCTGGAAGTTGAAGCTGCAGGTTTCGTTAAACTGGCCAAGACCTCTGCCGCGCAGAGCTTGATCGGTCTGTTCCTGAATGATCAGGAGCTGAAGAAAAAGGCCAAGGCCTACGATGAAATCGCCAAGGACGTGAAGCAGGCAGCCGTACTCGGCGCGGGTATCATGGGTGGCGGTATCGCTTATCAGTCGGCCTCCAAAGGCACGCCGATCCTGATGAAAGACATCAACGAGCACGGTATCGAGCAGGGTCTGGCCGAAGCCGCCAAACTGCTGGTTGGCCGCGTTGATAAAGGTCGCATGACCGCAGCGAAAATGGCCGAAGTGCTCAACGGCATTCGTCCGACCCTGTCCTACGGCGATTTTGGTCACGTCGACCTGGTGGTCGAGGCTGTGGTCGAGAACCCGAAGGTCAAGCAAGCCGTGTTGGCGGAAGTCGAAGACAAGGTCAAAGAGGACACTATCCTCGCGTCCAATACCTCGACCATTTCCATCAGCCTGTTGGCCAAGGCCCTCAAGCGTCCGGAAAACTTCGTCGGCATGCACTTCTTCAACCCGGTGCACATGATGCCGCTGGTGGAAGTGATCCGTGGCGAGAAGTCCAGCGAGCTGGCAGTTGCCACTACCGTTGCCTACGCCAAGAAAATGGGCAAGAACCCGATCGTCGTCAACGATTGCCCGGGCTTCCTGGTCAACCGCGTGCTGTTCCCGTACTTCGGCGGTTTCGCCAAGCTGGTCAGTGCTGGTGTGGACTTCGTCCGTATCGACAAAGTCATGGAAAAATTCGGCTGGCCAATGGGCCCGGCCTACCTGATGGACGTGGTCGGCATCGACACCGGTCACCACGGTCGTGACGTGATGGCTGAAGGTTTCCCGGACCGCATGAAGGATGACCGTCGCTCGGCCATCGACGTGCTGTACGAAGCCAAGCGCCTGGGTCAGAAGAACGGCAAGGGTTTCTACGCCTACGAGGCCGACAAGAAAGGCAAGCAGAAGAAAGTCGCCGATCCGTCGGTACTGGAAGTGCTCAAGCCGATCGTTTACGAGCAGCGTGAAGTCACTGACGAAGACATCATCAACTGGATGATGATCCCGCTGTGCCTGGAAACCGTGCGTTGCCTGGAAGACGGCATCGTTGAAACTGCCGCCGAAGCCGACATGGGTCTGGTCTACGGCATCGGTTTCCCTCCATTCCGTGGCGGTGCGCTGCGCTACATCGATTCGATCGGTGTTGCCGAGTTCGTTGCCCTGGCTGACCAGTACGCTGATTTGGGCGCGCTGTACCACCCGACCGCGAAGCTGCGCGAAATGGCCAAAAACGGCCAACGCTTCTTCGGTTAA
- a CDS encoding universal stress protein — MPYHHILVAVDLTEECDPVIHRARELSVSNGAKLSLVHIVEPMAMAFGGDVPMDLSQLQQQQFDQAKERLERLKLKYSELEGANCHLTYGQPRQEIHHFAKEQACDLIVVGSHGRHGLALLLGSTANDVLHGAPCDVLAVHLVKR; from the coding sequence ATGCCTTACCACCACATCCTGGTCGCCGTAGATCTGACCGAAGAGTGCGACCCTGTTATCCACCGCGCCCGAGAGCTGTCAGTGAGCAACGGCGCCAAGCTGTCACTGGTACACATTGTCGAACCGATGGCCATGGCTTTCGGCGGTGACGTGCCTATGGACCTGTCACAACTGCAACAGCAGCAGTTCGATCAGGCCAAGGAACGCCTTGAGCGCCTGAAGCTCAAGTACTCCGAACTCGAAGGTGCCAACTGCCACTTGACCTACGGCCAGCCGCGCCAGGAAATCCACCATTTCGCCAAGGAACAGGCGTGCGATCTGATTGTGGTGGGCAGCCATGGTCGCCATGGTCTGGCACTGCTGCTTGGTTCGACCGCCAACGATGTATTACACGGCGCACCTTGCGATGTGCTGGCGGTACATCTGGTCAAACGCTGA
- a CDS encoding ABC transporter transmembrane domain-containing protein — MISMLSSRHRRALRLTSHFLAPYRWEAFGALLALILTAGITLSMGQGIKLLVDQGFMTQSPHLLNQSIGLFMLLVLGLAIGTFARFYLVSWIGERCVADIRRQVFNHLVYLHPGFYEDNRSSEIQSRLTADTTLLQSVIGSSLSLFLRNLLMVIGGVVLLFITNPKLTSIVVIALPLVIAPILIFGRRVRNLSRLSQDRIADIGSYVSETLGQIKTVQAYNHQVQDEQRFATTVEQAFETARKRIFQRAWLITLVIVLVLGAVAVMLWVGGMDVIAGRISAGELAAFVFYSLIVGSAFGTLSEVIGELQRAAGAAERIAELLRSENIIQPPTSGLVTLPARVRGELELQDVRFSYPSRPESYAVDGLSLKVRAGETLALVGPSGAGKSTVYDLLLRFYDPGQGRILLDGVPLTSLDPLDLRRCFALVSQTPALFFGSVEENIRYGCPTATLEQVKEAARIAHAHDFIEQMPEGYQTHLGDGGLGLSGGQRQRLAIARALLVDAPILLLDEATSALDAQSEHLIQQALPSLMHNRTTLVIAHRLATVKNADRIAVMDMGKLVAIGTHQELIVSNPLYARLASLQFSDGSQASTD, encoded by the coding sequence ATGATTTCGATGCTTTCCTCAAGGCACCGGCGCGCCCTGCGCCTGACCAGCCATTTTCTTGCGCCCTATCGTTGGGAGGCCTTCGGCGCGCTGCTCGCGTTGATCCTCACCGCAGGCATCACTTTGTCGATGGGGCAGGGCATCAAGCTGCTGGTCGATCAGGGATTCATGACCCAGTCGCCGCACCTGCTCAATCAATCCATTGGCCTGTTCATGCTGCTGGTGCTCGGTCTGGCGATCGGAACATTTGCCCGGTTCTATCTGGTGTCGTGGATCGGTGAGCGTTGTGTGGCGGACATTCGTCGACAGGTGTTCAACCATCTGGTGTACCTGCATCCGGGGTTCTACGAGGACAACCGCAGCTCGGAAATCCAGTCACGCCTGACCGCTGATACGACATTGCTGCAATCGGTGATCGGCTCGTCGCTTTCGCTGTTTCTGCGCAATCTGCTGATGGTCATCGGCGGCGTGGTGCTGCTGTTTATCACCAATCCCAAACTTACCAGCATCGTCGTTATCGCACTTCCATTGGTGATCGCGCCGATCCTGATCTTCGGCCGACGCGTGCGTAACCTGTCGCGGCTGAGCCAGGATCGGATCGCCGACATTGGCAGCTACGTTTCCGAAACTCTCGGCCAGATCAAAACCGTACAAGCCTACAACCACCAGGTGCAGGACGAGCAGCGCTTCGCCACCACTGTCGAACAGGCTTTCGAAACGGCGCGCAAACGGATCTTCCAGCGGGCATGGCTGATCACACTGGTCATCGTGCTGGTGTTAGGTGCCGTGGCGGTCATGCTGTGGGTCGGCGGTATGGACGTGATAGCCGGGCGAATTTCTGCCGGTGAACTGGCCGCGTTCGTCTTCTACAGCCTGATCGTCGGCAGCGCTTTTGGCACATTGAGTGAAGTGATTGGCGAGCTGCAACGCGCGGCCGGCGCCGCCGAGCGGATTGCCGAACTGCTGCGTTCGGAAAATATTATCCAGCCGCCAACGTCCGGATTGGTGACGTTGCCTGCGCGGGTGAGGGGCGAGTTGGAGCTGCAGGATGTAAGGTTTTCCTACCCTTCAAGGCCAGAAAGCTACGCTGTCGACGGTTTGAGTCTTAAGGTCAGGGCAGGCGAAACCCTGGCATTGGTGGGGCCGTCCGGTGCCGGTAAATCCACTGTGTATGACTTGCTGTTGCGCTTCTACGATCCCGGCCAAGGCCGGATTCTGCTCGATGGTGTGCCATTGACGAGTCTGGATCCGCTGGATCTGCGTCGCTGTTTCGCCCTGGTCTCACAAACGCCGGCACTGTTTTTTGGCAGCGTGGAAGAGAACATCCGTTATGGCTGTCCGACGGCGACGCTGGAGCAAGTCAAGGAGGCGGCGCGGATTGCTCATGCTCACGATTTTATTGAGCAGATGCCCGAGGGATACCAGACCCATTTGGGCGATGGCGGTCTCGGACTCTCCGGCGGCCAGCGTCAGCGGTTGGCCATCGCCCGGGCGTTGTTGGTCGACGCGCCAATCTTGCTGCTCGACGAAGCCACCAGCGCCCTTGATGCGCAAAGTGAACATCTGATTCAGCAAGCCTTGCCGAGCCTGATGCACAACCGCACCACACTGGTCATCGCCCATCGTTTGGCCACGGTAAAAAACGCCGACCGGATTGCGGTGATGGATATGGGCAAACTCGTGGCAATCGGTACGCATCAGGAATTGATTGTGAGCAACCCGTTGTATGCAAGGCTGGCGTCATTGCAGTTCAGTGATGGCTCGCAGGCTTCAACCGACTAA
- a CDS encoding transglycosylase SLT domain-containing protein → MRSRLLSVLSCLLLTATAVQSAQAVDLSTQRQYYDEAKRALAKGDTGPYFRYSQALADYPLEPYLAYDELTARLKTASNAEIEKFLAEHGDLPQANWMKLRWLRWLADRGDWATFVKYYDPKLNFTELDCLNAQYQITHGKKAEGYANADKLWLTGKSQPAACDALFGIWAADGQLTEQKRWERTKLAAQARNYPLANSLVNGLTTLAPRGRLLVDVAQKPELLNQQSRFTPADEPMSDVVSLGLRRLARQDPEKAMALLDGYASSMHFSRDEKVAIAREIGLTLARRFDSRALDVMTKYDPELRDNTVSEWRLRLLLRLARWDDAYQLTKRLPQDLATTNRWRYWQARSLELAEPQNPQAQTLYKNLARERDFYGFLAADRSQSPYSLNNKPLVLSQALINKVRNTPGVRRALEFHARGQIVDGRREWYHVSRHFNRDEMVAQAKLAYDLKWYFPAIRTISQAQYWDDLDIRFPMAHRETLVREAKVRGLHSSWVFAITRQESAFMDDARSGVGASGLMQLMPGTAKETARKFSIPLASPQQVLDPDKNIQLGAAYLSQVHSQFNGNRVLASAAYNAGPGRVRQWLRGADHLSFDVWVESIPFDETRQYVQNVLSYSVIYGQKLNSPQPLVDWHERYFDDQ, encoded by the coding sequence ATGCGCAGTCGCCTTCTCAGTGTTTTATCCTGTTTGCTACTTACCGCCACTGCCGTTCAATCCGCCCAGGCGGTGGACCTGTCCACCCAGCGCCAGTATTACGATGAGGCCAAGCGCGCGCTGGCCAAGGGCGATACCGGCCCTTATTTCCGTTACAGCCAGGCGCTGGCCGATTATCCGCTGGAACCGTATCTGGCCTACGACGAACTGACCGCACGCCTGAAAACCGCGAGCAATGCGGAAATCGAGAAATTCCTCGCCGAACACGGTGACCTGCCCCAGGCCAACTGGATGAAGCTGCGCTGGTTGCGCTGGCTCGCCGACCGTGGTGACTGGGCGACCTTCGTCAAATATTACGACCCGAAACTCAACTTCACTGAACTGGACTGCCTCAATGCGCAGTACCAGATCACCCACGGCAAAAAAGCCGAAGGCTACGCCAATGCCGACAAGCTCTGGCTAACTGGCAAATCGCAACCCGCCGCGTGTGATGCGCTGTTCGGCATCTGGGCCGCCGATGGCCAGTTGACCGAACAGAAACGCTGGGAGCGCACCAAGCTGGCGGCTCAGGCGCGCAACTATCCGCTGGCCAACAGCCTGGTCAACGGCCTGACTACCCTCGCCCCGCGCGGACGTTTGCTGGTCGATGTGGCGCAGAAACCCGAGCTGTTGAATCAACAGTCGCGCTTCACCCCGGCCGATGAGCCGATGTCCGACGTGGTCAGCCTTGGCCTGCGCCGCCTGGCCCGTCAGGATCCGGAGAAGGCCATGGCGTTGCTCGACGGTTACGCCAGCAGCATGCATTTCTCCCGCGATGAGAAAGTCGCGATCGCCCGGGAAATCGGCCTGACCCTCGCCCGGCGTTTCGACAGCCGCGCACTGGACGTGATGACCAAATACGACCCGGAGTTGCGTGACAACACCGTTTCCGAATGGCGCTTGCGTCTGCTGTTGCGTCTGGCTCGCTGGGACGACGCTTATCAGCTGACTAAACGTCTTCCACAAGATCTGGCCACCACCAATCGCTGGCGTTACTGGCAGGCCCGAAGCCTGGAATTGGCAGAGCCGCAGAATCCGCAAGCGCAGACGCTGTACAAGAACCTTGCCCGCGAGCGAGATTTCTACGGATTCCTCGCTGCCGACCGTTCCCAATCGCCGTATTCACTGAACAATAAGCCTTTGGTGCTCAGTCAGGCACTGATCAATAAGGTGCGCAACACTCCGGGCGTGCGCCGGGCGCTCGAATTCCATGCCCGCGGGCAGATCGTCGACGGTCGTCGCGAGTGGTATCACGTCAGCCGTCACTTCAACCGTGACGAAATGGTCGCCCAGGCCAAGCTAGCCTATGACCTGAAGTGGTATTTCCCGGCGATCCGCACCATCAGCCAGGCGCAATATTGGGACGATCTGGACATTCGCTTCCCGATGGCCCACCGCGAAACCCTCGTGCGTGAAGCCAAGGTACGCGGTCTGCATTCGAGTTGGGTGTTCGCCATTACCCGTCAGGAAAGTGCCTTCATGGACGACGCCCGCTCCGGCGTCGGCGCCAGCGGCCTGATGCAATTGATGCCCGGCACCGCCAAGGAAACCGCGCGCAAGTTCAGCATTCCGCTGGCCTCGCCGCAGCAAGTGCTCGATCCGGACAAGAACATCCAACTCGGTGCCGCTTACCTGAGCCAGGTGCACAGCCAGTTCAACGGCAACCGGGTGCTCGCTTCCGCCGCCTATAACGCCGGCCCCGGCCGCGTACGTCAGTGGCTGCGCGGCGCTGATCACTTGAGTTTCGACGTGTGGGTGGAAAGCATCCCCTTCGACGAAACCCGCCAGTACGTGCAAAACGTGCTGTCTTATTCGGTGATCTACGGCCAGAAGCTCAATTCGCCACAGCCGTTGGTGGATTGGCATGAGCGCTATTTTGATGATCAATGA
- a CDS encoding ATP-binding cassette domain-containing protein yields MTLLKFSDVSLAFGAMPLLDKVSWQIARGERVCIIGRNGTGKSSMMKLVKGDQKPDDGSVWRAPGLKIGELPQELPVADERTVFDVVAEGLDGVGALLAEYHHLSQNIVTDADLDKLMHVQHDLEARDGWRLQTLVDSTLSRLQLPADKTLAELSGGWRRRVLLAQALVSEPDLLLLDEPTNHLDIGAIAWLEEALKDFQGAVLFITHDRSFLQNLATRILELDRGGLIDWNGDYASFLVHKEAALAAEETANALFDKRLAQEEVWIRQGIKARRTRNEGRVRALKALRVERSERRERTGKANIQLETADKSGKQVMVLENVSFHHPDGPFLIKDFSMVLQRGDRIGLLGANGTGKTTLLKLMLSGLQPTSGKVEEGTRIDVAYFDQLRHQLDLEKTVIDNVAEGRDFIDIDGQSRHVLSYLGDFLFSPQRARTPVKALSGGERARLLLAKLFSKPANLLVLDEPTNDLDVETLELLEEVLLTFNGTVLMVSHDRAFLDNVVTSTLVFEGEGKVREYVGGYQDWIRQGGSPRLLGVTESKSGKADLNSAVVTAEPAPAAVPATAAPVAKKKLSYKLQRELEALPGDIDAKEQQIAAVEAEMADAGFYQRPAAETAKVIASLEQLQAELDALVERWAELDA; encoded by the coding sequence ATGACCCTGCTCAAATTCAGCGATGTGTCCCTTGCATTCGGCGCGATGCCGTTGTTGGACAAGGTGTCCTGGCAGATCGCCCGTGGTGAGCGGGTGTGCATCATCGGCCGCAACGGCACTGGCAAGTCCAGCATGATGAAACTGGTCAAGGGCGACCAGAAGCCCGATGACGGCTCGGTATGGCGTGCCCCCGGTCTGAAAATCGGCGAATTGCCGCAAGAATTGCCAGTGGCCGACGAGCGGACCGTGTTCGACGTGGTGGCTGAAGGCCTCGACGGCGTTGGCGCCTTGCTCGCCGAGTACCATCACCTGAGCCAGAACATCGTCACCGACGCTGATCTGGACAAGCTGATGCACGTCCAGCACGACCTCGAAGCCCGTGACGGCTGGCGCTTGCAGACTCTGGTCGACAGCACCTTGAGCCGCCTGCAACTGCCGGCCGACAAGACCCTCGCCGAACTGTCCGGCGGCTGGCGTCGTCGCGTACTGCTTGCGCAGGCGCTAGTGTCCGAGCCGGATCTGCTGCTGCTCGACGAGCCGACCAACCACCTGGACATCGGTGCGATTGCCTGGCTTGAAGAAGCATTGAAGGATTTCCAGGGTGCCGTGCTGTTCATCACGCACGACCGTTCCTTCCTGCAAAACCTTGCCACACGCATCCTCGAACTGGATCGCGGTGGTCTGATCGACTGGAACGGCGACTACGCCAGCTTCCTGGTGCACAAAGAAGCCGCGCTGGCCGCTGAAGAAACCGCTAACGCGTTGTTCGACAAGCGTCTGGCTCAGGAAGAAGTGTGGATCCGTCAGGGCATCAAGGCCCGTCGTACCCGTAACGAAGGCCGCGTCCGCGCCCTGAAAGCCCTGCGCGTTGAGCGTAGCGAGCGGCGTGAGCGCACCGGCAAGGCCAACATTCAGTTGGAAACCGCCGACAAGTCCGGCAAGCAAGTGATGGTGCTGGAAAATGTCAGCTTCCATCACCCGGACGGCCCGTTCCTGATCAAAGACTTCTCGATGGTCCTGCAGCGCGGCGACCGTATCGGTCTGCTCGGCGCCAACGGTACCGGCAAAACCACCCTGTTGAAGCTGATGCTCAGCGGTCTGCAACCGACCAGCGGCAAAGTGGAAGAGGGCACCCGGATCGACGTGGCTTACTTCGACCAACTGCGCCATCAGCTGGATCTTGAGAAAACCGTGATCGACAACGTGGCCGAAGGTCGCGATTTTATCGATATCGACGGCCAAAGCCGCCACGTACTGAGCTACCTCGGCGACTTCCTGTTCAGCCCGCAGCGTGCCCGCACGCCGGTCAAGGCGCTGTCGGGTGGAGAGCGGGCGCGCTTGTTGCTGGCCAAACTGTTCAGCAAACCGGCGAACCTGCTGGTCCTCGATGAACCGACCAACGACCTCGATGTGGAAACCCTCGAGCTGCTCGAAGAAGTGCTGCTGACCTTCAACGGCACTGTGCTGATGGTCAGCCACGACCGGGCATTCCTCGACAACGTGGTCACCAGCACACTGGTCTTCGAAGGTGAAGGCAAGGTGCGTGAATACGTCGGCGGTTATCAGGACTGGATCCGTCAGGGCGGTTCGCCGCGTCTGTTGGGCGTGACCGAAAGCAAGTCGGGCAAGGCGGACCTGAATTCGGCGGTGGTGACTGCTGAACCAGCTCCCGCGGCTGTACCTGCCACTGCTGCACCGGTAGCCAAGAAGAAGCTGAGCTACAAGCTGCAACGCGAGCTGGAAGCGCTGCCGGGTGACATCGATGCCAAGGAGCAGCAGATTGCTGCCGTTGAGGCTGAAATGGCCGACGCCGGTTTCTATCAGCGTCCTGCGGCCGAGACCGCCAAGGTGATTGCCTCACTTGAACAGTTGCAGGCTGAGCTGGATGCCCTGGTGGAGCGTTGGGCCGAGCTGGATGCCTGA
- a CDS encoding PA1571 family protein, which produces MSLQHSSDDKIEVIRTKPGQTLGCSIIDEQGREVPITEDMIQDACRELDKRLVKPAEQE; this is translated from the coding sequence ATGTCCTTGCAACACAGCAGCGATGACAAGATTGAAGTGATCCGCACCAAACCCGGCCAGACTCTGGGTTGCTCGATTATCGATGAACAGGGGCGCGAAGTACCGATCACTGAAGACATGATCCAGGACGCCTGCCGCGAACTGGATAAGCGATTGGTCAAGCCTGCCGAACAAGAGTGA